The Catenulispora sp. EB89 genome has a segment encoding these proteins:
- a CDS encoding rhodanese-like domain-containing protein — MATTDVNSLPEGGLLLDVREDDEWAAGHAPTAKHIPMSEFVARKEELGAPEGPVYVICRAGGRSAQVAQYLAENGVEAVNVTGGMQAWEAAGKAVVTDSGAAGTVI; from the coding sequence CTGGCCACGACCGACGTGAACTCGCTGCCCGAGGGCGGCCTGCTGCTCGACGTCCGCGAGGACGACGAGTGGGCGGCCGGACACGCGCCGACCGCGAAGCACATCCCGATGTCGGAGTTCGTGGCGCGCAAGGAGGAGCTCGGCGCGCCCGAGGGTCCGGTTTATGTGATCTGCCGCGCCGGCGGCCGTTCGGCGCAGGTGGCGCAGTACCTCGCCGAGAACGGCGTGGAGGCGGTCAACGTGACCGGCGGCATGCAGGCGTGGGAGGCCGCCGGCAAGGCGGTCGTCACGGACTCCGGAGCGGCAGGGACCGTGATCTGA
- the serS gene encoding serine--tRNA ligase: MIDLRLLRTDPERVRASQRARGEDPTLVDALLSADEARRAAVSRFDTLRNEQKLLGKQIPKAAGEEKAALLEQAKKLADDVKAAEADQHEADGVLRGLQLSLSNVVIDGVPEGGEDDFVLRETVGTPRDFAAEGFEPRDHVELGKLLGAIDLERGVKVGGARQYYLTGVGALLEIALLNMAMAQATKYGFTPMITPSLVKPEAMAGTGFLGQAAENVYHLTEDDMYLVGTSEVPLAAYHMDEILDAGKLPLRYAGYSSCYRREAGSYGKDTRGIIRVHQFEKVEMFSYVLPEDAEEEHLRLLGWEKEFITALEIPFRVIDVAAGDLGSSAARKYDCEAWIPTQGKYREVTSTSNCTEFQARRLQIRMRGADGVRPLATLNGTLCAMTRMIVAILENHQNADGSVTVPAALRPYLGGRETLELVAG; encoded by the coding sequence ATGATTGACCTGCGACTCCTGCGCACAGACCCGGAGCGTGTCCGCGCCTCGCAGCGCGCCCGAGGTGAAGATCCGACCCTCGTCGACGCGCTGCTGTCCGCGGACGAGGCGCGCCGCGCGGCTGTCTCCCGCTTCGACACCCTGCGCAACGAGCAGAAACTGCTCGGCAAGCAGATCCCCAAGGCCGCGGGCGAGGAGAAGGCCGCGCTCCTGGAGCAGGCCAAGAAGCTCGCCGACGACGTGAAGGCGGCCGAGGCCGACCAGCACGAGGCCGACGGCGTCCTGCGCGGCCTGCAGCTGTCGCTGTCCAACGTGGTCATCGACGGCGTGCCCGAGGGCGGCGAGGACGACTTCGTCCTGCGCGAGACCGTCGGCACCCCGCGCGACTTCGCGGCCGAGGGCTTCGAACCGCGCGACCACGTCGAGCTCGGCAAGCTGCTCGGCGCCATCGACCTGGAGCGCGGCGTCAAGGTCGGCGGCGCGCGGCAGTACTACCTGACCGGCGTCGGCGCGCTGCTGGAGATCGCGCTGCTGAACATGGCGATGGCCCAGGCGACCAAGTACGGCTTCACCCCGATGATCACCCCGTCGCTGGTCAAGCCGGAGGCGATGGCCGGCACCGGCTTCCTCGGCCAGGCCGCGGAGAACGTCTACCACCTCACCGAGGACGACATGTACCTGGTCGGCACCTCGGAGGTGCCGCTGGCGGCCTACCACATGGACGAGATCCTGGACGCCGGCAAGCTGCCGCTGCGCTACGCCGGCTACTCGTCCTGCTACCGCCGCGAGGCCGGCAGCTACGGCAAGGACACCCGCGGCATCATCCGGGTGCACCAGTTCGAGAAGGTCGAGATGTTCTCCTACGTCCTGCCCGAGGACGCCGAGGAAGAGCACCTGCGCCTGCTGGGCTGGGAGAAGGAGTTCATCACCGCGCTGGAGATCCCGTTCCGGGTGATCGACGTCGCGGCCGGCGACCTGGGCAGCTCGGCGGCCCGCAAGTACGACTGCGAGGCCTGGATCCCGACCCAGGGCAAGTACCGCGAGGTCACCTCGACCTCGAACTGCACCGAGTTCCAGGCCCGCCGCCTGCAGATCCGGATGCGCGGCGCGGACGGTGTACGGCCGCTGGCCACGCTGAACGGCACGCTGTGCGCCATGACCCGGATGATCGTCGCGATCCTGGAGAACCACCAGAACGCGGACGGTTCGGTGACGGTCCCGGCGGCGCTGCGGCCGTACCTCGGCGGGCGCGAGACGCTGGAGCTGGTCGCGGGTTGA
- a CDS encoding SigE family RNA polymerase sigma factor: MLGKLNQEELADFTEFARARQRHLMRTAFLLSGNGQAAQDLTQTALLELCRAWRRVRRVDDVDAYAHRVLINAYRTAARKADRERKALWHKAWESGIADGGAAPDQTVGTRLSLLAALDRLPPKARAVVVLRYWEDLSVEATAAALGCSTGTVKSQSSRALARLRTLLGDGFATSDSELWENSYGN, from the coding sequence GTGCTGGGCAAGCTCAATCAAGAAGAGCTCGCGGACTTCACCGAGTTCGCCCGGGCGCGACAGCGGCACCTGATGCGGACGGCGTTCCTGCTGAGCGGGAACGGCCAGGCCGCGCAGGACCTGACCCAGACGGCGCTGCTGGAGCTGTGCCGGGCCTGGCGCCGGGTGCGGCGGGTCGACGACGTCGACGCGTACGCGCACCGCGTCCTCATCAACGCCTACCGGACCGCGGCCCGCAAAGCGGACCGGGAGCGGAAAGCGTTGTGGCACAAGGCCTGGGAGTCCGGCATCGCCGACGGCGGCGCCGCCCCGGACCAGACCGTCGGCACGCGCCTGTCGCTGCTCGCGGCGCTGGACCGGCTGCCGCCGAAGGCGCGGGCCGTGGTCGTGCTGCGGTACTGGGAGGACCTGAGCGTGGAGGCGACGGCCGCCGCGCTCGGGTGCTCGACCGGCACCGTCAAGAGCCAGTCGTCGCGGGCCCTGGCCAGGCTGCGCACGCTGCTCGGCGACGGGTTCGCCACCTCCGATTCCGAGCTCTGGGAGAACTCCTATGGGAACTGA
- a CDS encoding DUF5926 family protein yields the protein MGKKSSRTVKAGPVKVVDGEIPVVGAREACPCGSGRRYKACHGREAAAAAHQQAGEATVNKRPFEGLPGETDIVAMRELVPAATAPLKLAGEHAGRTVTLATVLPMAAPAVHRDTGEIMLALQTLATSGDPDRDLADALLRALDSEPGTVVDSAAPAAEGPRLKDLLDTSGDGLDITVHEDFSFWIIEGADVSAEAQLSLEHANAAAYPTKKLESVPSAYWTRIREKGHLRWVMPYEEEKLMDALARLHAAKQSNLGENTRYVGAFRACGLVVPVWDLPKEMEAAEIEKPAAEFAERLAKALADDSPLTNEERRARAGLVSRQVTLR from the coding sequence ATGGGCAAGAAGTCGAGCAGGACCGTGAAAGCCGGGCCGGTCAAGGTCGTGGACGGCGAGATCCCCGTCGTCGGGGCCCGCGAGGCGTGCCCCTGCGGTTCCGGCCGCCGGTACAAGGCCTGTCACGGACGCGAAGCGGCCGCCGCTGCGCACCAGCAGGCCGGCGAGGCGACGGTCAACAAGCGGCCGTTCGAGGGCCTGCCCGGCGAGACCGACATCGTGGCCATGCGCGAGCTGGTCCCGGCCGCCACCGCGCCGCTGAAGCTGGCCGGCGAGCACGCCGGCCGCACCGTCACCCTCGCCACCGTGCTGCCGATGGCCGCTCCGGCGGTGCACCGGGACACCGGCGAGATCATGCTGGCCCTCCAGACGCTGGCCACCTCCGGCGACCCGGACCGCGACCTGGCCGACGCCCTGCTGCGCGCCCTGGACAGCGAGCCGGGCACCGTCGTGGACTCCGCGGCGCCGGCGGCCGAGGGGCCGCGCCTGAAGGACCTGCTGGACACCAGCGGGGACGGCCTGGACATCACCGTCCACGAGGACTTCTCCTTCTGGATCATCGAGGGCGCGGACGTGTCGGCCGAGGCGCAGCTCTCGCTGGAGCACGCCAACGCCGCCGCGTACCCGACCAAGAAGCTGGAGTCCGTCCCCTCGGCGTACTGGACGCGCATCCGCGAGAAGGGCCACCTCCGCTGGGTGATGCCGTACGAGGAGGAGAAGCTGATGGACGCGCTGGCGCGCCTGCACGCGGCCAAGCAGTCCAACCTCGGCGAGAACACCCGCTACGTCGGCGCCTTCCGGGCCTGCGGCCTGGTCGTCCCGGTGTGGGACCTCCCCAAGGAGATGGAGGCCGCGGAGATCGAGAAGCCGGCCGCCGAGTTCGCCGAGCGGCTGGCCAAGGCGCTCGCCGACGACAGCCCGCTGACGAACGAGGAGCGTCGTGCGCGGGCCGGTCTGGTGAGCCGCCAGGTGACACTGCGCTAA
- a CDS encoding cell wall-binding repeat-containing protein, protein MKRRTSSLLTAVALVSGAAASALAVAPAHAATDSGTCASGLEKQAPISFNPPAAVAPANIMIRVAGNTIDPADGCKAVLDFGDGQQASLSTDVDVAHTYQNPGDYRVTLTLQWPGYSPALESAHLLVGGAAGQAQVTRIAGADRLDTAVKISQKQWLAVDPKSSWGQAETAVIATSGTFPDALAGGPLAFYKRGPLLLTPPNAGLYGPANDEINRVVPKGRTVFILGGYAAVPASVDQRLINEGYKVQRFAGQTRFDTALQVAKFGLGDPANVVVATGKDFPDALSAGPLAAGPRATSVAGQEPQPAAIILTDGSNFFDPTTSAYVKSKLGTSNCNAVTAVGGAAVHALSALAGGQCHSELYGANRYETSAKVFGEFPQTYLVGVASGATFADALTGAAYVANVQQPLLLTDPNSLPDAIGGYFDAMGKQPGVAYVDVFGGPKAITDNVYTQITDAAHTGQYNP, encoded by the coding sequence ATGAAACGCAGAACATCCAGCTTGCTCACCGCCGTCGCGCTGGTCTCGGGGGCGGCCGCCTCGGCGCTGGCCGTCGCGCCGGCGCATGCCGCGACCGACTCCGGGACCTGCGCCTCGGGGTTGGAGAAGCAGGCCCCGATCAGCTTCAATCCGCCGGCCGCGGTGGCGCCCGCGAACATCATGATCCGGGTCGCCGGCAACACCATCGACCCGGCCGACGGCTGCAAGGCCGTCCTGGACTTCGGCGACGGCCAGCAGGCGTCGTTGTCGACCGACGTCGACGTCGCGCACACCTACCAGAACCCCGGCGACTACCGCGTGACCCTGACGCTCCAGTGGCCGGGCTACTCCCCGGCTCTGGAAAGCGCCCACCTGCTGGTGGGGGGTGCCGCCGGGCAGGCGCAGGTCACCCGGATCGCCGGCGCGGACCGGCTGGACACCGCGGTGAAGATCTCGCAGAAGCAATGGCTCGCGGTGGACCCGAAGAGCAGCTGGGGCCAGGCCGAGACCGCGGTCATCGCGACCTCCGGCACGTTCCCGGACGCTCTCGCCGGCGGGCCGCTGGCGTTCTACAAGCGCGGTCCGCTGCTGCTGACGCCGCCGAACGCCGGGCTCTACGGTCCGGCGAACGACGAGATCAACCGCGTGGTGCCCAAGGGTCGCACCGTCTTCATCCTCGGCGGCTACGCCGCGGTCCCGGCGTCGGTCGACCAGCGGCTGATCAACGAGGGCTACAAGGTCCAGCGCTTCGCCGGCCAGACCCGCTTCGACACCGCGCTGCAGGTCGCGAAGTTCGGCCTCGGCGACCCGGCGAACGTGGTCGTGGCCACCGGCAAGGACTTCCCGGACGCGCTGTCGGCCGGCCCGCTGGCCGCCGGTCCCCGGGCCACCTCGGTCGCCGGGCAGGAGCCGCAGCCGGCCGCGATCATCCTGACCGACGGCTCGAACTTCTTCGACCCGACCACTTCGGCGTACGTCAAGAGCAAGCTGGGCACCTCGAACTGCAACGCGGTCACCGCCGTCGGCGGCGCGGCGGTGCACGCGCTGAGCGCGCTGGCCGGCGGGCAGTGCCACAGCGAGCTGTACGGCGCGAACCGGTACGAGACCTCGGCGAAGGTGTTCGGCGAGTTCCCGCAGACCTACCTGGTCGGCGTGGCCAGCGGCGCGACGTTCGCGGACGCGCTGACCGGCGCGGCGTACGTGGCGAACGTGCAGCAGCCGCTGCTGCTGACGGACCCGAACAGCCTGCCCGACGCGATCGGCGGGTACTTCGACGCGATGGGCAAGCAGCCCGGGGTGGCTTATGTCGACGTGTTCGGCGGGCCGAAGGCGATCACGGACAACGTGTACACGCAGATCACCGATGCTGCTCACACGGGGCAGTACAACCCGTGA
- a CDS encoding glycosyltransferase produces MEAEPVTEVTSSDVFVIIPAWNEEERIAATVHAAATLGTVLVMDDGSRDATTRRARRAGARVLTNRTNLGKGAAMAAGVAALPDRARYVLFLDADLEDSAANAGPLVEAVRSGTCGMAIALPPPQPGGGHGLVVGLAREGIKRLTGFEAAAPLSGQRCLTREAAGAVRYASRFGVEVGLTIDLLRAGFQVAEVPADLRHRVTGEDWRSQIHRARQYRDVLLALRSRSLPLRSP; encoded by the coding sequence ATGGAGGCGGAACCTGTCACAGAGGTCACATCGAGTGACGTCTTCGTCATCATCCCGGCATGGAACGAGGAAGAGCGGATCGCCGCCACGGTGCACGCCGCCGCCACGCTGGGAACCGTCCTGGTCATGGACGACGGGTCCCGGGACGCCACGACCCGCCGGGCGCGCCGCGCCGGTGCCCGGGTGCTGACGAACCGCACCAACCTGGGCAAGGGCGCGGCGATGGCCGCCGGCGTCGCAGCGCTTCCCGACCGGGCCCGCTACGTCCTCTTCCTGGACGCAGACCTCGAGGACTCCGCGGCCAACGCGGGCCCGCTGGTCGAAGCCGTCCGGTCCGGGACCTGCGGCATGGCGATCGCGCTCCCGCCGCCGCAGCCCGGCGGCGGCCACGGCCTCGTGGTCGGCCTGGCGCGCGAGGGAATCAAAAGGCTGACCGGCTTCGAGGCCGCCGCGCCGCTGTCCGGGCAGCGCTGCCTGACGCGCGAGGCCGCCGGAGCGGTCCGCTACGCGTCCCGTTTCGGCGTCGAGGTGGGCCTGACCATCGACCTGCTCCGCGCCGGCTTCCAGGTCGCCGAGGTCCCCGCGGACCTGCGGCACCGGGTCACCGGCGAGGACTGGCGGTCCCAGATCCACCGGGCCCGCCAGTACCGCGACGTGCTGCTGGCCCTCAGATCACGGTCCCTGCCGCTCCGGAGTCCGTGA
- a CDS encoding TetR/AcrR family transcriptional regulator, with the protein MDRSRHSDDKILDAAQSALLDLGLRNTTLAEVARRAGASRMTLYRRYPDIDALLTEVLGRQLIRVVRRNAGLQEAAGGDRCARDLLVTGTVEVVRAFHGDLLMHKILESDAEFLLPYLTRDFGPLQHYALDLLSVRLEQGHEDGSIRPGSVALQARTVLLTAQSFVVSARAAVPVPMDRLLEELSEMLDAYLRPGLSDSAG; encoded by the coding sequence ATGGACCGCAGCCGACACAGTGACGACAAGATCCTGGACGCCGCCCAGAGCGCACTGCTGGACCTGGGACTGCGCAACACCACACTGGCCGAGGTGGCCCGGCGGGCCGGGGCGTCCCGGATGACCTTGTACCGGCGCTATCCGGACATCGACGCGCTGCTGACCGAGGTGCTCGGGCGGCAGCTGATCAGGGTGGTGCGGCGCAACGCCGGCCTGCAGGAGGCGGCCGGCGGCGACCGGTGCGCGCGCGATCTGCTGGTCACCGGGACCGTCGAGGTGGTGCGGGCCTTCCACGGCGATCTGCTGATGCACAAGATCCTGGAGTCCGACGCCGAGTTCCTGCTGCCGTATCTGACCCGCGATTTCGGCCCGCTCCAGCACTACGCGCTGGACCTGCTGTCGGTGCGGCTGGAACAAGGGCACGAGGACGGGTCGATCCGGCCCGGGTCGGTGGCGTTGCAGGCGCGGACGGTGCTGCTGACGGCGCAGTCGTTCGTGGTGTCGGCGCGAGCGGCGGTGCCGGTGCCGATGGACCGGCTTCTGGAAGAGCTCAGCGAGATGCTTGACGCCTATCTGCGACCGGGCCTCAGCGATTCCGCTGGGTAA
- a CDS encoding allantoate amidohydrolase, with translation MWRSLLPLGLNSDTGGYRRFAWNTADLACREWFRSEAAARGLEVETDRNGNLWAWWGPKGPGAVVTGSHLDSVPDGGAFDGPLGVVSSFAAVDVLRARGFAPAKPFAVACFSDEEGARFGIACAGSRLMTGALSAEKARGLCDLNGTTMAAAMEQAGQDPATLGRDDERLDGIAAYVELHVEQGKALAFTESPVAVASAIWPHSRWRFEFAGEANHAGTTRLEDRRDPMLTYANAVLAARKKAKLGGAVATFGRLVVEPNGTNAIPSRVRAWLDVRAPGDEILAAVTEEIIKAADERAGRDGTVLSTERESHTPIVEFDDVLRNRLAGSLRQTFGAVPVLPTGAGHDAGILAAAVPTAMLYVRNPTGVSHAPGEHADDRDCLAGVTALADVLQELCQ, from the coding sequence ATGTGGCGCTCGCTTCTGCCCCTCGGCCTGAACTCCGACACCGGCGGCTACCGCCGTTTCGCTTGGAACACCGCGGATCTGGCCTGCCGTGAATGGTTCCGCTCCGAGGCCGCCGCGCGCGGCTTGGAGGTGGAGACCGACCGCAACGGCAACCTGTGGGCGTGGTGGGGGCCGAAGGGCCCCGGCGCCGTCGTCACCGGGTCGCATCTGGACTCGGTGCCGGACGGCGGCGCGTTCGACGGGCCGCTGGGCGTCGTGTCGTCGTTCGCGGCGGTCGACGTGCTGCGGGCCCGCGGCTTCGCGCCGGCCAAGCCGTTCGCAGTGGCCTGTTTCTCCGACGAGGAGGGGGCGCGGTTCGGCATCGCCTGCGCCGGATCCCGGCTGATGACCGGCGCGCTGTCCGCTGAGAAGGCGCGCGGCCTGTGCGACCTGAACGGCACGACGATGGCTGCCGCGATGGAGCAGGCGGGACAGGATCCTGCGACGCTCGGCCGCGACGACGAGCGCCTGGACGGCATCGCCGCGTACGTCGAGCTGCACGTCGAGCAGGGCAAGGCGCTGGCGTTCACCGAGTCGCCGGTCGCGGTGGCCTCGGCGATCTGGCCGCACAGCCGCTGGCGTTTCGAGTTCGCCGGCGAGGCGAACCACGCCGGCACCACCCGGTTGGAGGACCGGCGCGACCCGATGCTCACTTATGCGAACGCCGTGCTGGCGGCCCGCAAGAAGGCCAAGCTCGGCGGCGCGGTGGCGACGTTCGGGCGACTGGTGGTCGAGCCCAACGGCACGAACGCCATCCCTTCGCGGGTCCGCGCCTGGCTGGACGTCCGGGCCCCGGGCGATGAGATCCTGGCGGCCGTGACCGAGGAGATCATCAAGGCCGCGGACGAGCGAGCCGGCCGCGACGGCACCGTCCTGAGCACCGAACGGGAGTCCCACACTCCGATCGTCGAATTCGACGACGTTTTGCGGAACCGTCTGGCGGGCAGTCTTCGTCAAACGTTCGGCGCCGTTCCCGTGCTGCCGACTGGCGCGGGGCACGACGCCGGGATCCTGGCGGCGGCCGTACCGACCGCGATGCTGTACGTCCGCAACCCGACCGGCGTGTCCCACGCGCCCGGCGAGCACGCGGACGACCGCGACTGCCTGGCCGGGGTGACCGCACTCGCCGACGTGTTGCAGGAGCTGTGCCAGTGA
- the hutI gene encoding imidazolonepropionase produces the protein MTTTLLTNIAELTTHAAPGTLTGAALVVADGRVAWTGPAAQAPDADERVDLGGRAVIPGFVDSHAHLVFAGDRSQEFAARMTGTPYSAGGIRTTVAATRAASDEDLRANLKRLTGEMLRQGTTTVECKSGYGLTVEDEARALRLAREQVEAVTYLGAHVVPAEYKDRPEEYVDLVKGPMLDACAPYADYADVFCERGAFDAEQTREILTAAKAKGLDLRLHANQLGNGPGVQLAVEFGAASADHCTFLDDKDIAALAGSQTVATLLPGVEFSTRSPYPDARRLLEAGATVAIATDCNPGSCYTNSMPFCIAVAVRDMHMSPAEALWAATVGGAKALRREDVGHLGVGARADFAVLDAPSHLHLAYRPGVPLVHRVWKNGTPVS, from the coding sequence GTGACCACCACCCTCCTCACCAACATCGCCGAACTCACCACCCACGCCGCCCCCGGCACCCTCACCGGCGCGGCCCTCGTCGTCGCCGACGGCCGTGTCGCCTGGACCGGCCCGGCGGCGCAGGCGCCCGATGCCGACGAGCGCGTGGATCTCGGCGGGCGCGCGGTGATCCCCGGTTTCGTCGACAGCCACGCGCATCTCGTCTTCGCCGGAGATCGGTCGCAGGAGTTCGCCGCGCGGATGACCGGGACGCCCTACAGTGCCGGCGGCATCCGGACCACCGTCGCCGCCACCCGTGCCGCGTCCGACGAGGACCTGCGCGCCAACCTGAAGCGCCTCACCGGCGAGATGCTGCGGCAGGGCACGACCACCGTCGAGTGCAAGTCCGGCTACGGCCTCACCGTCGAGGACGAGGCACGGGCCCTGCGCCTCGCGCGCGAGCAGGTCGAAGCGGTCACGTACCTCGGTGCGCACGTGGTCCCCGCCGAGTACAAGGACCGGCCCGAGGAGTACGTCGACCTCGTCAAGGGCCCGATGCTCGACGCCTGCGCGCCCTACGCCGACTACGCCGACGTCTTCTGCGAGCGCGGCGCCTTCGACGCGGAGCAGACCCGCGAGATCCTGACCGCCGCCAAAGCCAAGGGCCTGGACCTGCGCCTGCACGCCAACCAGCTCGGCAACGGGCCCGGCGTGCAACTCGCCGTCGAGTTCGGCGCGGCCTCCGCCGACCACTGCACGTTCCTGGACGACAAGGACATCGCGGCGCTCGCGGGATCGCAGACTGTCGCGACGCTGCTGCCCGGCGTGGAGTTCTCGACGCGCTCGCCCTACCCGGACGCCCGGCGCCTGCTGGAAGCCGGCGCGACCGTCGCCATCGCCACTGACTGCAACCCAGGGTCCTGCTACACCAACTCGATGCCGTTCTGCATCGCGGTGGCGGTGCGCGACATGCACATGTCGCCCGCCGAGGCGCTGTGGGCCGCGACCGTCGGCGGCGCCAAGGCCCTGCGCCGTGAGGACGTCGGCCATCTCGGCGTCGGCGCCCGCGCGGACTTCGCCGTGCTGGACGCCCCGAGCCACCTTCACCTCGCCTACCGGCCGGGCGTCCCGCTTGTCCACAGGGTGTGGAAAAACGGGACGCCCGTCAGCTGA
- a CDS encoding formimidoylglutamate deiminase yields the protein MPEKPQTPTGSPTPSTTSFWCELAWIGGEIKSKVLIEVAQGRISSVTCGVKPRPDNAEKLSGLTVPGLANVHSHAFHRALRGRTQVESGTFWTWRERMYEAAAHLDPDSYRELATAVFAEMALAGITAVGEFHYLHHSPKGGLYHDPNAMGHAMAEAAEAAGIRITLLDTCYLSGGFDTELNEVQRRFSDGDAARWADRVEALRKAYAGSDTVRIGAAVHSVRAVPVDQLSPVVAFAAENEMPLHVHLSEQRAENDACLVRHHKTPTELLHAHGALGPRTTAVHATHLSQMDIDLLGTSGTAVCMCPTTERDLADGIGPAHACHLAGSPVNLGSDSHAVIDLFEEARAVELDERLRTERRGHWLAAELLQAATAAGHASLGWPSSGRLEAGALADFTTIALDTVRLAGVQPAHAAESVVFAATAADVRHVVVGGRFTVRDHQHALVDDVPGRLKRSIGAIFK from the coding sequence TTGCCCGAGAAGCCGCAGACCCCGACCGGTTCACCCACCCCGTCCACCACGTCGTTCTGGTGCGAGCTGGCCTGGATCGGCGGCGAGATCAAGAGCAAGGTCCTCATCGAGGTGGCGCAGGGGCGCATCTCCTCGGTCACCTGCGGGGTGAAACCCCGCCCGGACAACGCCGAGAAGCTGTCCGGCCTGACCGTCCCGGGCCTGGCGAACGTGCACTCACACGCCTTCCACCGCGCGCTGCGCGGCCGCACCCAGGTCGAGTCCGGCACGTTCTGGACCTGGCGCGAGCGCATGTACGAGGCCGCCGCGCACCTGGACCCGGACTCCTACCGGGAGCTGGCCACGGCGGTCTTCGCCGAGATGGCCCTGGCCGGCATCACCGCGGTCGGCGAGTTCCACTACCTGCACCACTCGCCCAAGGGCGGCCTGTATCACGACCCGAACGCCATGGGCCACGCCATGGCCGAGGCCGCCGAGGCGGCGGGGATCCGCATCACGCTGCTGGACACCTGCTACCTGTCCGGCGGCTTCGACACCGAGCTGAACGAGGTCCAGCGGCGCTTCTCCGACGGCGACGCCGCACGCTGGGCCGACCGGGTCGAGGCCCTGCGCAAGGCGTACGCGGGCTCTGACACGGTACGGATCGGCGCGGCGGTGCACAGCGTGCGCGCGGTCCCGGTGGACCAGCTCTCACCGGTGGTGGCCTTCGCGGCGGAGAACGAGATGCCGCTGCACGTCCACCTGTCCGAGCAGCGCGCGGAGAACGACGCCTGCCTGGTCCGCCACCACAAGACGCCGACGGAACTCCTGCACGCCCACGGCGCCCTCGGCCCCCGCACCACGGCGGTACACGCCACGCACCTGTCGCAGATGGACATCGACCTGCTGGGCACCTCCGGCACGGCGGTCTGCATGTGCCCCACGACCGAACGCGACCTCGCGGACGGCATCGGCCCGGCGCACGCCTGCCACCTGGCGGGCTCCCCGGTGAACCTGGGCTCGGACTCCCACGCGGTCATCGACCTCTTCGAAGAGGCCCGCGCGGTGGAACTCGACGAGCGCCTGCGCACCGAACGCCGAGGCCACTGGCTCGCCGCGGAACTACTCCAAGCGGCGACGGCGGCAGGCCACGCCTCGCTCGGCTGGCCGTCATCAGGACGCCTGGAAGCCGGGGCGCTGGCGGACTTCACGACGATCGCCCTGGACACAGTGCGCCTGGCAGGAGTCCAGCCGGCACACGCCGCCGAATCGGTGGTCTTCGCGGCGACAGCGGCGGACGTCCGGCATGTCGTGGTCGGCGGCCGCTTCACGGTGCGCGATCATCAGCACGCGCTGGTGGACGACGTGCCGGGGCGGCTGAAGCGCTCGATCGGGGCGATTTTCAAGTAG